The sequence below is a genomic window from Anopheles cruzii chromosome 3, idAnoCruzAS_RS32_06, whole genome shotgun sequence.
CATTCCGGCGTCACTGCTGCCCGAGTTTTCGCGCATCGTTGCCAACAATCCGAGCCCAAACAAGGAGCGCGCCCGGGAGCAGATGTGCCAGATCATCGAGCGCATGCCGACCGCGAACCGGGACACTCTCGCCTTCCTGATGTTGCACTTTCAGCGAGTGGCTCAGTCGGCGGCCACCATGATGCCGGTGGACAATTTGTCACGCGTTTTCGGACCCACCATCTGCGGCTACTCGCGCCCTGATCTTGGGATGCAGGATACGTTCGCGGAAACGATTGTACAGTTCAGCATCGTGCAGACGATGCTCAGCATTGCCACTGACTACTGGAGCCAGTTCATCACATTGCAAACGGCATCGCATACCGATGTAGAGAACATACCGCCAGCGCCCAACACGCAGCGCAACGTCGgccagcagccacagcagtcGATGGTTGATAAGGCGCGATACCAGGAAACACCAATCTTGCGTCGGCCACGCAAAGATAGAAAGTATTACGCGACGCCACCGTACCGAACATCTAAGGAGAATTGAAGGAACGGCAGGGCGGCTTTCTTCCTCCTTGGTGATTTACGTTTCCTGTAGGATGAACATTCgaattaaattataaaaatacaaatttgCCACGGACTTAACTCCTATCATTTTGTAAGCTTAGGTCACTTAAAAGCATATTTCTTTAATATTGTTGTTTCCATTCTATTTTTTTCCTtaacaataaacataattttcaactAACCCGATCCTTGAGggcgttgcgttttgttttggtccgtTCCACCGTACGCAGGATGTGGTTCCGCAGCGCAAGTATACCGACTCCTTGCTGCCAAGAATTATGATTAATTTCTTGATTAAATTCCATACTTCATGTGTATTGACCTTCCAGATCCCATTAGCGTGGGCCTTCATTCGgtgatgaatgttttttctCTTGCCTCATCGTTTCAATATCGTCGCTTTTTATGACGACAATGAACGCCGCTTGGAGAAGAAACATCAACCCAGTGAGCAAAATTGAGTGAccgacgctcttctcactatggaaaATCAAGGTACCATCCggttaccatcgggttaccgacgggttaccatcgggttaccaatgtaatttctccattagaactcccttgtgagatggcccaaaaaccccgatggcagaaattggtaacccgatttttttctcgagcgtgccccttgtcgtctccctctctcatatgtgccctctccctctttctttctctcgtatcccctgtcggttcccgaagtgAAAATGCTTCGTGTCGGTTTGGACATGCGCAGTGCCATTTATTTCTCGCTTTTGTGTGTTcgctttttcgttcactctACCGTTCGCCGTCCTGCTTCAGTGCATTGATGTAAACGCCGTGGTGTAAACGCCGTGGTGTAAACGCCTATGACGCCgtaaatgccggtgccgccgtaaatgccggtgccgccgtgttAATTCCAGTCGATCGCTACTTAGTTTGACCAGCTTGAGGTAGagatctgaaacgagcagagtgaaaacttgtcaacattatttgaacactactgaacactgtccaataaacttacctgtattatttcaatcaggaTCACACATGATGGAATGCACTTGAACTTGGTAGAAACTTGCAACTTGATCAACGCACCTACACACACTATACAAAATAGACAGAGTTCGACTTTGCCGCGACTCGAAAATTCGGTAAAGTCCCCGACGGAATGCTTTATGCGACTGCCGGTGTGCTTCGCGAGCCGCTCGGGActgtgtgtcgctctgtcccttttttttctattccttttcctttctttcattcgttcgtcttccacttgctcgcggtcgcttcgcgtctcggcccttccgcccttccctctccaggtaatttaaacccacaagctcgcgcgtgaaactccctcctctcgtggtttcctccgctcttttccgccgctgcccacgagcggaccctcatgagccggcctgctcactgcagcgagcgtcgcgcccgccccctctcgtctttgccgcaggcagaggggcgttcgagctcactcgtttcagccttcctcgtcccctcctcaggcggaggggtacctcggtcactcaaaattgttcactgggaacCAATGGTCAGCTCGTACACTGAACGTACTTTTCTCGAAAGAGAATCCCCCGAAGGAGCCAACAATCGTCCCTTTGCAGGTTGGCGGTCGGCCCCAGCGATACCCGGCCTGCTGGTGGATTGGCTAAATTAGAAGAATATAATCTCAGCGGGATatgattcaatttgttttcatcaGCTGGCCATCCCCTCAcgagtttgtttgttgccgTCCCGTCGGCGATCGGCCAATTGTTTTCGGTTGGCGTGTTCGGTTCGACTTGATATTGTTTCCATCAATGTTGGGCAGCGAACGTCGTCCGCTAGGGTTGCGCTGGTGAGTTATCGAACACACGAGGAGCGTTCCCCAGACACAATTACTGCTGTGTTTCCTCGACATTCCGACGAACGACAAAAAAGCAATCCGCCACCTTCGGTTCCTCGTATTCCCGTAAGTGATAAATTTTTGATGAAGCTCTAAATAGAACCAAGCAAAGAGCGAAACGAATCCTGAACCGCAGAGGCGTCTGAAGGGAGCGATACTTCTAGGGgtctaatttaattacacgTATGTCCTTAATTAGTGGCAGCCGGGTGACCGGGCTGTCCGTTCGACCCTTTTCTGCGTGCTACGTGCGACGGCGCTAACAGTGCCAAATTTTCGATGAACAAATAAGTTTTCTTTAACCCGACTCGCTCGACCGTCGAGTCGTCAAGGGTCCTAGAAGAAACGCACTTGTGGAGGACCCGTTTCTCGAAACTCTTGACAATGGCCGAACCGTGGCTGTTCAGCAAATCACCAATTCCGAACAAATTACGTGGGAAGCATTCAGGTGAACcattgataaattaattatcacCTGTGAGACAACTGCGTGAGACTTTTATATCACAGGTTCGTAGGGCCGTAAAGCGAAACATGATAAAATACAGCTCTGGGTGAGCAATCTATGGATCGTGCGATGTACCCAGCATCATTTGCCTACGTTTAAATAGAACGCAACTATGcaattatttgtttcatttggtttaTCCGCTTCATTGTGTAGTCGCTGTGCAAATACTTGCGTTAAAACTAAAATGccaaatgaaactttacaatATTTCAGTACCTTAGTTAGAATGCAAAAGTGTCGATTGGGCGGTTTATGTTCATTTATATACAAAGATGTTTTCTCATGAAACATGGAAAAAATATGAGCTCTAATTCTGGAACGATTTTTATAGcgaaatgaaattcaaaacttttaGGCAAAATTCAAGATTTGATTATAATATTACTGTGTGACGATTCCAAACTAAGTGTTGCTCAAAAAAGTACCGGTTATTTTATGTACATAAATTTAGAGCATTACCTATACTCAGGACTTTACTCAGTTTTCTTTTATGGCAACGGATTAGGAATTGTGGGGAACGCTAATCAGAATGAAGATTCATTATCctgtcatcgtcatcaccatgGTCGTTTACCTCGCCCAAGTCCAGGAAGAGCAACTTGTTAATTCCGCAGGCAAGAATGGTGCCCAGATTGGCAAGAACAAGGCCGGTGGTTGCTCGTTGAGGTTTGTGGTTTTATGCATCCCTTTCGACGGATCCTTCCTACTTTGCACGAGGGATTCCCTGCCCAACTCGCCCACTGAACGACTCGACCCTCGCTTTCCGGATGATAATCTGTGGCccagtttcgttttttctttttcgtatAGCCGGGTGAGATTATTAAGATGGTCAGAACAGTGAACAATCGGTAGCAGAACGTTTTTCTACGCGAGACCTCCCGGAATCCCTCCGGCATGCTTGTGATGAAATGTTCTCGGTAGAAGCCGTTACTCGTTTCTCCGCAGGACCTTAGGCGGAAACCTTGGAATTGCTGATCCCACGCTCCTTCGTGCTCACCTTCGTTGCTCGAACCGTCCGGTGCGGGTTTCCCATCCCGTAAAGCGCCATGTCTTCAAATTAatcatgaaataaaaatagattGCGGACTAAATTGGTCCGGAAGTGTTTTATAATCTCTGTCCTGCCGCGAAGCGTGCTAGTCACGTTTCCTCCGCGGGGTTTTCCTGTAGCATCTGCCCTTCCATTTTTTATGGTACTTTTTATCCGGCTTTCCATGTACTTTCTACCGTTTGCTGGTAGGCATACTAAAAACTACTAAAAGTGAACATAGAAGGACATGTAGCTTAGAGCGATTTGTAATACTTTATCTTTCACGCTGAGTTCTTTTCTATGCTTCGCCTTCCGCTTTTCGACCCGTGGCTATTTGATATTCTTGAATTTATGTGTTGTTTGCCGTTCTCGTTGACAGGCTGAAAGGGTGCGCACATTAGTTGATTGCGCGAAAGGCATCAACTAGGAAGCAAAAGTGTCTGCGGATGGCCATAATTTTATCGCATTTGTGAGCTACGAGAAGTCCAAGAGAAccggaaagaaagcaaaagacCGAAAGCATCTCcgacgaaacaataaaagctcAGATATCGCTCCAACACCGCTCGATAAAACCTGCCAAGATGCGCTCCGATCTTTCCGACGACAAACACAGCGTtcagctggcggcggcggaaatCGCCGAGTCTTCCGATACCAGTGGTTTCTACGAGCTTGCCTCGAACGGTTCGACGAACGGCATCATCAATGGTAGCGGCGTCATCAACACTCAGCATTCCCAcaatcagcagcatcatcaacaccaccaacacaaccaCGATCATCATTTGCACccggatcatcatcaccatcatcaccatcttCTTCACCAGGACGATTTGCAGGACAAAGGGCAGTCGAAAGTGCTGCTCCACACCGAATCCCTCTCCGAGCACACAGATGGCATCATGTTGCGGAGTACCTCGCGACCGAAACGGGCCACGAGACGGATGCAAATGGTAAGTTGCTGTTTCCCGAATAATCACCAAAACGCCAGGTTTGTCTTGGTAAAACTTGGTCAAAACGATCGGTTAATTGTCCAGTTCCGGTGCAGTAGCTAGCGCAAGTTAACGTTTACTAAAactttacattttattatttctaaGTTGTTCAAATCTCGTTTTGAAGCCGAAAATTGTATATATTTTCACTTGGTGTATTTTAGATGCTTGACGTTAAACTATTTCCGAACCTTATTCGACAACAACTCCGGCGTTTCCAAATCATCGACACGAAATACGCTAGTATCTCTATTAATATTTCTAGAATATTCATACTTATTTTCCCTAGGCTTAAACGTGCGCCAAATTAATTTCCGTTCAGCGGACCAACCTTGCTACaagtttcgaagaaaaatcCCTCTACATTTTGCATAACTCCCACTCCCACTTGCTGCCCGTTGCAAGTTCACACGATCCTCAATCTACTTTCTCCTCCACGATTCTACCCGAGTCTGGCCAGCCCTGACGAACAGTTTTATTTCACGATAAAAATAAGCTGATAGTCCACAAAGTTTTTTACGACTCTAATTACTGAAATCGATATCGCGCACCGAGCGCAACCGATTTTGCCACCCGCATCCGGATCTTGcgtccgtccgtttcgggCAGTTCGTAATCCGCTTCGGCTTTTTTCCGATATCCTCGCCACCGATTGAAATTAAGCATGGTACACGGTGTGACACCTTGCCCAGGTTCGTGCGATTCTGTGACGTAGTCTGGTCCTGACCGGTGTTCGGCATATTAAACGGTTTGTTTACTCTGTCATAATGATAATCGTGCCTGGAATCCGGTTCACGAATATTGCATCTGTCCACGTTTTCGGACGGTGAATTCGGAAAAAAGACCCCAAAAACATCGTGTTCTGATGCAAAGCCGTACGTTGGGGTGTTCGTTTTAcgatcggtttgtttttcgctggCCAGCCAATCGTTTACGATGCACAAGGCTTTGTCCGTTCTTATAGATGGAAAAAGCCATTCGTTTACGGCACACTAGGGTCATCGTCCGCTACTGGTTTTTTTTAGTAACGAAGGATTTTATGTGGCGTGGAGAAATTCCGCGCTAAGAAGTCTGCATACTTTCCTGCGGGTTGTTCAATAATAATCCATGATGcacatgtttcgttttaaatgCTCAACAAGCCAGAAAAAATCCAAACTCAACATTCCATTAAAATTCCAGAACAAGCTGAAAATCAAATATATCACTAACATTTCAGTAAAActtaatgatttttttatattttagtAAACGTTTTAGAATTGGAACCTTCGTTTCAAAGCTTGTGCCATTTATAGTTCGTAACGAAACATAGACTTTACTCTACTCTTTGTTTAGAAAACTCAATAACAATCAATAACAAGTAAACGACAAGTACGACTAAACATTTATACTTGGCAGTTCAGTAAAAACATTCTCGCCACTTCTCTATTTGGCAATCACAATACAGGAAGCAACAATCGATCCGGACATGACGGATTCGAGCTCACAGAGTGATGACACGAGCTGCGGCAGTAGTCGCACCGGGAGCCGGGGCAGTAACGGTGGCCGTTCGGCTCCcggagcgaacggaaacggaaacagcagcagtagtgcgGCCCGTCGCCGCAAGGGGGCACTGAATGCAAAAGAGCGGAACGCTCGGCGACTGGAGTCGAACGAACGCGAACGGATGCGAATGCACAGTTTGAACGATGCGTTTCAGGTGAGTTTCTGGTGGCATCAAACGGAGCCACAATTTCCGCGAAAATTCTTGAAACCCGTCTTAAGACAGCTtcgagttttttttgcttcaatttgtGTACCTTTCTCTTGTCCGTCTCATGTCTCCGTCCGTCTACGACGATAATTCGACACCCGCCTGATCGACGACGACCTCAACCGAAATGATTTCGCATTGTGGCACGCAACGACACAGTCCTTACGGGAAGTTATACCGCACGTCAAGAAGGAGCGTCGGCTGTCGAAGATCGAAACTCTCACACTGGCCAAAAACTACATAACCGCGCTGACCGATGTCATCATAGTGATGCGTGGGGAGGGTGAGGCTGCCGCCGCTCTGTCGCCAGGCACGCCAGGTCTACTACTGCACAACGCGATCCCGCTCCCGGAGACTGGTGCGGCACTACAGAGCAATGTCAGTAAGTCGCCGGAAGTTGGCGGTCCGTGTCACGCGACGGACGTGGATCAGATTTCGACCACGCTCGATATCATCGCGTCCGCGTCCTCGGTACTCGACTGTCACGACACGACGCACCCACACCACGCACCACTTCCGCATCACCACGGTCACCATCATCTGGGCGATGGCGGAAGTACCGGCCACGTTAGTagcaacggcaacagcaatagcaccaacaccaacggcAGCAATGTCGGCAACAGTACCCTTGACGTGGCCATTGTGACGGCCGCCCCGaatggccaccatcaccatcacggtAGCATAAACAACAATCACCTTAATACCCACCATTTCAATAACAATAGTGCCAGTAGTATAGATATTGAGAACAGCTTCTACGAGGATCCATTTCAGATGATGTAACTTCTACGACCCTCCTTCACAGATTTGTCCGTCTCGAGCCTTGCGCTGGGTTTTGAAGCAAGCATTAGTTGAAGTTCTTGTCCAGCGGTGCACCAACGCTATTGTTGTCTAAATTCAGCTCCATTCCTCATCTctgtttttgttaaataattcAGCATTGTGGTTAAGAACGTAGCGTCACCATGTTTTCGGGGTGCTTCTGAATTTTTTGTCGTTTGCCAGAAATTGTGGGAAAGTGGTTGGTTCTCACGTTCGTCGGGATGCTCATTGCTCATCCATTTTGGCTACGCTGAACAGCTAATGTAAATTAATGTGCAAACGGCCAGTGTATAAGATTGGTTCTACAAAGTACCGAAAAGGCCGTTTCCGTTCCTGGTGCTTGCTGTGGAATGTTCGTATAAAACTAATGATTTGCTAAATCCTCCGCCAGAAAAGGACCATTGTTTTGCCGACCGTTTTCTATTCAGTCTTCATTTTTCACCACGTCTCGCCCACCGGTTCCAGGACGTGATTCTGTGGCCGAGTTTATGTGCTATTGTTTTTATCTTTCATTCTCGAGCTGGTTTTTTTCTCGAAGTTCAGGACAGGCTCAACGGAAACGGACTTCCTACCTTACCTTCATTCGCTAAAGCCCCCGCGTGCCATCTTGGGTTTctgtttatttgaatttatgtttccatttcgtATTTGTTATACTTTCCTTCCGTTACACCGATCCCGATCTCGAaaccgcggtgcggtgttcaAATCTCTTGACTTGTCTTTGCTGCACGTTTCCACTTTTCTGGCGAATCCACAACCTGCGCTACTATTCGCACCTGGAATCTTGACGTAGTGTTCTACGATCCTACCTGGTTCCGCTGACCGATGTAGGCTTTGGTCCACCAGTAACCAAGGACTCCGCGGTTGGCCTTGCTCTTATTTCGGACAGCAAAGCGTAGCTGATGAGATTGGACAAAACAAGCCGCAACAAGGACACTCGTGTGAAGGCCCCAGTTTTGTATCCGTAGATTTATTACTGTCGTATGCTTTGCCCACACGTTCCAGCATTGCTTTTGTCGGGATTCGGACCAAATGGTGATCTTCCCGTTCCAGCGTAATGCCAACAGGATAGCAAATTCTTTTCATTCCGTCACACTGAAGTTAACGTGGGCTGACAGAAGCAGACAAATGCTGGAATGTTCTAACACACTCTAAACATGGGATTCTAATCGTGGTCCGGTTTCGGGACATAAACATTCATCGATTTGCATATCTAGATAGCGAAACTGGTTGGTTTGTTCAAAGGCAGCGTATGTAACAGGAAAACATGACGGTTAAAAAGCAACTTTGACTATTTTTCCATATCTGTTCTTTCAAATTCATCACTTGaagacaaatttatgcaactTGTAGTTTACGTTTAAAGTTCCCAACCGAGTGCTTATAAAGGTATCCAAGTACCTCGAAAACAAGTCGTCCGAATGGCACATTTGACCAATAGCTCTTGCGGAAGTAACCCATAAAAACTGCGTCAAGAGGCCAGGCATAAATAGAATTCCCTTTTGGTTTGAGTCCACGATGCCGGGAGCGTTGGTATAATCGGATTGACACAAAGCCACTACAACAGCCGGCGGAACGATTTTTGTGCCAAGCGCCGTTCTGGCGATTTGGGTTATCGATCCTGACGTGGCGACACGGCTCCAATCGGCTGGAAACGAAGACTTGCTCTCCGGACACCGTTCTCGGTGGGGTGCTCGACACATCAGCATCAATCACTCCGCTCGCATTAGCATCTCAGACATGTATCGTCCCTAGTGGGGCATCCTGGCGGCATATTTTTGCGGAGGAGAACCAATATAAGGCTGTCGTGGGAATGATGTCGGTAGGTGAAGGCTGGTAGAATTTTTCTTCGGTGTTGCTTCCTTCTACTTCGCTGAGGCTGTCTACAGATTTCCATCTATGTAGGGCGATCGATTTATCCTGATACTGCAATTGGCCGAGATTTTTAACAAACTATTCCTGAAGTAGTAGGGTTTACTTATCCATTGATCTGATTAGTCTGAAAGTTTCTCATTTGTCAACGATGTCAATGATAACAATTTTTTGAATGTATAAATAACATTTTGATTCTTGTTATGATTCATTCGTGAAAGTCTGTCTGTTTCAtcttgaaaaacaaaactgactCTTCCAACTTCCTATCGAAATTTCCAAGAAGCTTCTTCGTGTCGCGACCCTCATGAGGAGTGGCTGATAAGTTTACGCTTTTGTTGCGCCATTTTTGTCCAATTTCTATATTCTTCGCAAGCTTTAAATCCAATTACTGCAGGCTACCGTGGGCTTTGCAGCcccaccgatccgatccgatcggcatCCGAAAAGAGAAACATGACCCTTCAGAACATGAAGCAGCTGCGTCCGTTGCGTATCACGCACGGACCAGCGTTAAACGAATAAAGGAGTTTCAGCACCCGCAGCTAGCTGTATGAGCGAGGTTTCCAGCCTGCGCTCCAAGGACATTGGAGGCGTAAAGTATGATAGAGATGGCCAACGATTATGCCGATGTCTTTTCAAATGATACATTGGCACCCGTGAACGGGAAAGTGGAAGCAGTGGAGTCGAAGAGACAGCCAGATCCAAAGCTCCCGGTTCCACCGGTTGCGTGAAATCTTGTCTCCGGTTTTTTTACTCTCGTATGCGCTCTCGTCAGGTGTTGGTTCCTCGTTATCATGCCTCTCCGACGGACGTATCTTCGTCAAAGGCGCCAGATAATAAATTTATCGAATTTTTCTCTCCATCGCGTCACCTTACGTACCATGCGGAGGTTGCCATCCATTCTTGTTGTCATTCTCGCCCATCTTAGCGACCTTCTTGGCTCAACTTTCCATTGCACCCAGTCCACCAATGATGTACGGGAAGAAATTGGGCATTTTTAAAGAATGCCCTAAAACGACACCGGCTGCCTGCTTGGGTGGGGGCATCGAGTGCCTGGATATCCCTTCTGCTTCCACCGCCCCGCGTGACCTTAAAACCGGGACGATAAGATGTATGCGTTTAGTCTTAAGAAAGAAAAGCGTCCGTGAAGAAGCAAGAACCATTGGAATGGATggcttccattttcttcaGCATGAAGTGCGTTTTGTCGAGGATGTAAAACGATTTAAAACCCGCTGAAAAGTTTTGCCGTCAAGTCAATGTCCTGCCGAGGTTCTTATCGGTCAAAGGCAGGTTCCGGAATGTGCAGGAGCTTCGCATGGAGCCGAGTTATAGGATCGTTATCACTCGTGGTATCCTCCAAGTTTTGCGGAGTTGAGACGGAATTATAGCTTGGAGCGGGCAAAGAATAATTTAACAATCAGCACCTTCTATCGACAgatcaaatcaatcaaaattttGTTACGACAACACGACAAGGGCACGTAAGACGGTCCAagaaccaggcgcctccattcgctACTTTTTGAAGCAAAATAGCCAAGTAGCTCGGTGCTGACCACCAAAGAACCAAGCAAAATTTAAGCGATTTTCCTGGATTTCcacaatttgttttatttcttaagGAATCTTTTAAACTAAGAACCGCAATTTGCTGAATAACCATGGTTTTAAAGACTGTGCTGAGTTTTTTAAAGAGTTGGTGAGTTTTTTTATGACACAGATTGGAAACTTATGTTCAAATGCAACGTTCACCGCTTTCATCGTTCATCACCACAAACATTCACACAGGAAAGAACATTCCATAAAAAGTGTGTTGTAACATTATTTAATTAGATTCAATAAAAATCGGTTCAGTGCAATCATCGAGCACGCAATATAATCGACCATACGTTTACGGCGCTAGGAAAAAGCTCTTTAACCTGTTGGTCTTCCTTCTCAATGTGACCATTCTCGCTATCCAGACAGTGAAATAGACAAAACGAGAACGCACGCACCCCCGTCACAAATGCCAGGGCAAAGAATGGGAAGGTAATTTATGGCGCATCGTTAACTTGCCTTTTACGATCCGTCATTCTTGCGGATCCTGCTGCAGCCGAGAAAACACTCAGCCAATCATTCTTGGCTCAATTATGTTGCCTCTTCGCGCGAAATGATTCTCAATTTGCCCAATAAAGTCTCACCAACCGCTCGCCCACCGTACGAAGGGCACAGGCACGCCGGGACGCACACGTGCGTTCTGTGAACGCGTGCCACGGTATCCTGGGTGAGTTGCTGTTGGCGGCGCCAGGAAGATAAATACGTCTTTAGGTACATAATTCTATCAAGACGATTCTTCACACTCGCCCGAGAAGCCCTCCGGGGGTTGCGTGAGACAACAAAACTGGTCCGGAGTCCGTGTCCCTTTTTCCTGCACACTCTTTTGGGGTCGATCTGCGCGAAAGTgatagaaagaaagagaaccTTCCCAGAAAAATGGCCAGGAACATGGAAGTGTGGGCGTGAACAGGGTTGCGAGTTACAGAACTGCTACCAAACCGTTTATAATAACATTACACGCAGATTTACCCACAGCTCGAACGTGGGCGAAGGAATGGAATACTGAGCCCGCGAGGGTGTAAAATCGTTCGTTCGAAAAACAGCGCACTGTAttttggcaacataaaaagatCTCTCTGGACAACGCATGAGACCAGCAGAACTTACCCACCACTAGCGTGATGTCTGGACTTGTCACCCCTTGGACCCCAAACCAGCTGGCTGTAGGCCGCCCGGATCCCTCGGAGACACAGCATCGAGACAGTGGCCCTGGGCCCTCTCCCACAAAACGTaagaaaagccaaaaaaaagtCAAAGAAAAGGTATTGGTTATGATTTTAGTCGTGGTGTCCTTCGGGCAACTTTTCGATCCCACTGCGACCACCCTTCCATCTTTACACTTGACGATGATAAAATATCATCCTTTTATTACGGTTCACCTCACCGCGCACCACCCGTCTTTTAGCACCCTGTTTTGCCTTCGATTTATCGGATTTTTCGTCACTTCAACGCTGTGGACTTGTCCTCCCGTGTGTTATCTTGCTTTTTCCGAGCGCAACATCCAGCATCCTTTGCAGAGGGCTTTTCATCTC
It includes:
- the LOC128274199 gene encoding protein dimmed produces the protein MRSDLSDDKHSVQLAAAEIAESSDTSGFYELASNGSTNGIINGSGVINTQHSHNQQHHQHHQHNHDHHLHPDHHHHHHHLLHQDDLQDKGQSKVLLHTESLSEHTDGIMLRSTSRPKRATRRMQMEATIDPDMTDSSSQSDDTSCGSSRTGSRGSNGGRSAPGANGNGNSSSSAARRRKGALNAKERNARRLESNERERMRMHSLNDAFQSLREVIPHVKKERRLSKIETLTLAKNYITALTDVIIVMRGEGEAAAALSPGTPGLLLHNAIPLPETGAALQSNVSKSPEVGGPCHATDVDQISTTLDIIASASSVLDCHDTTHPHHAPLPHHHGHHHLGDGGSTGHVSSNGNSNSTNTNGSNVGNSTLDVAIVTAAPNGHHHHHGSINNNHLNTHHFNNNSASSIDIENSFYEDPFQMM